The following coding sequences lie in one Flagellimonas eckloniae genomic window:
- a CDS encoding flavodoxin family protein produces the protein MSDQLKKITASHCETPPAKYDDIKVLFLNCTLNRTPVLSHTEGLIKVAQNIFEANGAKTKVIRPVDYVIPAGLGLDMSKTPEWDKDDWPLIQKEVDACDVLIVCTSVWLGEKSSVCNRTLERMYGYTHQFNDKGQYRDYGKVGATLITGNEDGVKHCAMNILFSLSHIGYTVPPQADAGWMGEAGPGPSYMDEGSGGLENDFTNRNTTFLVWNCLHLARMLKDNGGVPAYGNLPDEWEAGCKAGFDSPEHKR, from the coding sequence ATGAGCGATCAATTAAAAAAAATCACCGCATCACATTGCGAAACACCTCCTGCAAAATATGATGACATTAAAGTGTTGTTCCTCAACTGCACATTAAATAGAACCCCTGTATTATCGCATACTGAAGGATTGATAAAAGTGGCACAGAATATTTTTGAAGCCAATGGAGCCAAAACAAAGGTTATTAGACCTGTTGATTATGTAATTCCTGCCGGATTGGGTCTGGATATGTCCAAAACGCCAGAATGGGATAAGGATGATTGGCCACTGATTCAAAAAGAAGTCGATGCCTGTGATGTTTTGATTGTGTGCACATCTGTCTGGTTAGGTGAAAAATCGTCTGTTTGCAATAGGACGCTGGAAAGAATGTATGGGTACACGCATCAATTTAATGATAAAGGCCAATACAGGGATTATGGAAAAGTTGGTGCTACACTTATAACGGGAAACGAAGATGGTGTTAAACATTGCGCTATGAATATTTTGTTTTCACTCTCACATATTGGATATACCGTTCCCCCACAGGCAGATGCCGGTTGGATGGGAGAAGCAGGCCCTGGCCCTTCCTATATGGATGAAGGCTCTGGAGGATTAGAAAACGATTTTACAAACAGAAACACCACATTTTTGGTGTGGAACTGTCTTCACTTGGCCAGAATGCTCAAAGACAATGGAGGTGTTCCGGCCTATGGAAACTTACCGGACGAATGGGAAGCAGGTTGCAAAGCTGGATTTGACAGTCCAGAACACAAGCGATAA
- a CDS encoding DUF2797 domain-containing protein, protein MLYEGVLRKMQTEIGNPIQYYLVFENDFLNMNQLLNKELTIDFIKFQCLNCGKEKPIYRMGFCKSCFYETPLAGDWIMKPELSTAHLDKEDRDLEYEKKVQLQPHIVYLANSSNVKVGVTRKTQVPTRWIDQGAHEAIEIVEAPNRYLAGITEVALKEHVSDKTSWQKMLTNRVEDVNLVEWRNKLQSSIPEEASEYFLGENTETQLDFPVLEYPEKVKSLNLDKTPSYTGVLKGLKGQYLIFDDNTVFNIRGNEGYYVGIGIN, encoded by the coding sequence ATGCTTTACGAGGGAGTACTGCGCAAAATGCAGACTGAAATAGGAAATCCAATTCAATATTATTTGGTCTTTGAAAACGATTTTCTAAATATGAACCAGTTATTGAACAAAGAACTGACAATTGATTTTATTAAGTTCCAATGTCTTAACTGTGGAAAAGAAAAACCGATTTACCGAATGGGATTTTGTAAATCGTGTTTCTACGAAACACCATTGGCCGGGGATTGGATCATGAAACCAGAATTGAGTACTGCACATCTGGATAAGGAAGACCGAGATTTAGAGTATGAGAAAAAAGTGCAGTTACAGCCACATATTGTATACTTGGCAAACTCCAGTAATGTTAAGGTTGGGGTTACCCGAAAAACCCAAGTGCCCACTCGTTGGATAGATCAAGGCGCCCATGAGGCCATTGAAATTGTTGAGGCTCCCAATAGATATCTGGCAGGAATTACTGAAGTTGCCCTAAAAGAACATGTAAGTGATAAGACCAGTTGGCAAAAAATGTTGACGAACCGGGTTGAAGATGTGAATTTGGTAGAATGGCGCAACAAATTACAATCCAGTATTCCTGAAGAGGCTTCAGAGTACTTTTTGGGCGAAAACACAGAAACACAATTGGACTTTCCTGTACTGGAATACCCAGAAAAGGTAAAAAGCTTAAATCTTGACAAAACCCCAAGCTATACAGGTGTTTTAAAAGGGCTAAAAGGACAATACCTAATTTTTGATGACAATACCGTTTTTAATATCCGTGGTAATGAGGGGTATTATGTGGGGATAGGTATTAATTGA
- a CDS encoding AsmA-like C-terminal region-containing protein: protein MKKKVLKITGITLLTIIVLLVALPLLLSGKVSEIIKNKANNNINATLDFDEAYINLLKNFPNANVELTNVSLVNKAPFVGDTLFASGQIELKMSIKELFKTAEDPITIKSLKLDAARLHVKVDETENANYDIAKESEESVETSADEASTNFTLALDAYEITNTEIIYDDFATGMHLVISEMNHFGNGDLSLETSELKTTTDALVSFEMDSTKYLNKNKLFLDAIIGIDLKNSKYSFLENKAMINQLPLVFDGFVQVNEENQEVDVTFKTPSSDFKNFLAVIPEAYSKNIEDVQTTGNFEVNGMFKGIVDDEHIPTFNIKINSENASFKYPDLPKSVSNVFIDTEINNSTGIVEDTYVDIKKLSFSIDKDKFNLNSKITDLLGNTKVNAHMDGRINLANLSQAYPVPSDYNLKGLLTADVTTAFDMASLENEQYQNTKTNGTMKLSGFEYASEELKNPVEISTAALTFNPETVSLNSFEGKTGSTDFSTTGTLTNLLGFMFNDENVEGDFKLSSNTFALNDFMVDDAIDEEGTGDTTPSETEERIKIPSFLDCTIDASANTVFYDNLSLKNVTGTLIIKDEAATLKDLKSDLFGGTLGVAGTVSTKDEVSTFDMDLGMSNFNISESFQSLDLLKTLAPLANALQGKINSDIKISGNLKEDMTPNLGTVSGSLLAELLSTKVDATNAPLLSALDSKLSFLNTEDLDLSDLKTALSFDNGSVNVKPFTVNYKDIAVNIDGSHTFDKQLQYKATLDVPAKYLGSEVNKLIAQLDDSDMENLTIPVTANIGGNYTSPTVKTDLSSGVSKLTTQLVEIQKQKLLNQGKDTAKDLISNVFKNDDTDSTQTKSSGVKDALGSLLGGSKKDSTSADSSAVKEDPTKKAVNSVLGGLFGKKKKDTVE, encoded by the coding sequence ATGAAGAAAAAAGTCCTAAAAATTACAGGAATAACCCTACTGACCATTATTGTACTTCTTGTTGCCCTTCCGCTACTTTTGAGTGGAAAGGTATCTGAAATCATAAAAAACAAGGCCAATAATAACATCAATGCTACCTTGGATTTTGATGAAGCCTATATTAATTTGCTCAAAAACTTTCCCAATGCAAATGTGGAATTAACGAATGTTTCATTGGTAAATAAGGCGCCTTTTGTTGGAGATACCCTGTTCGCCTCTGGACAGATTGAATTAAAAATGTCCATTAAGGAACTTTTTAAAACTGCGGAGGATCCTATTACCATCAAAAGTTTAAAACTGGATGCAGCAAGACTACATGTGAAGGTGGACGAAACTGAAAATGCCAATTATGACATTGCAAAAGAAAGTGAAGAGAGTGTTGAAACTTCTGCTGATGAAGCTTCTACCAATTTCACCTTGGCATTGGATGCATATGAAATTACCAACACAGAAATAATATATGATGATTTTGCCACAGGGATGCACTTGGTCATATCGGAAATGAACCATTTTGGAAATGGAGACCTTTCCCTAGAAACTTCGGAACTTAAGACCACTACAGATGCGCTGGTTTCTTTTGAAATGGATAGCACTAAATATCTAAACAAGAACAAGCTGTTTTTGGATGCAATTATTGGCATTGATTTAAAAAATAGCAAATACTCCTTTTTGGAAAATAAGGCCATGATCAATCAATTGCCATTGGTTTTTGATGGATTTGTGCAAGTAAATGAGGAAAATCAAGAAGTGGATGTCACTTTTAAGACACCTTCATCAGACTTCAAAAACTTTTTGGCGGTGATTCCGGAAGCCTACTCAAAAAACATTGAAGATGTCCAAACAACGGGTAATTTTGAAGTAAACGGTATGTTCAAGGGAATTGTGGATGATGAGCATATTCCAACCTTTAATATCAAAATAAACTCAGAAAATGCATCTTTCAAATATCCAGATTTACCCAAATCAGTTAGCAATGTTTTTATAGACACGGAAATCAACAATTCCACAGGGATAGTAGAAGATACCTATGTAGACATTAAAAAACTTTCCTTCAGTATAGATAAAGACAAGTTCAATCTAAATTCTAAGATTACGGATTTATTGGGAAATACCAAGGTAAACGCCCATATGGACGGGAGAATTAATCTTGCGAATCTCTCGCAAGCATATCCAGTACCGTCAGACTATAACCTAAAAGGTTTGCTTACGGCTGATGTGACCACGGCATTTGATATGGCCTCTCTGGAAAATGAACAATATCAAAATACCAAGACCAACGGTACAATGAAACTTTCTGGTTTTGAGTATGCATCCGAAGAACTTAAGAATCCGGTGGAAATAAGCACGGCAGCATTGACGTTTAATCCTGAAACGGTGTCTTTGAATTCGTTTGAAGGAAAAACAGGTAGTACGGATTTTAGTACTACTGGAACATTGACCAATTTATTAGGGTTTATGTTCAATGATGAGAATGTTGAAGGTGATTTTAAACTTTCCTCCAATACATTTGCTTTGAATGATTTCATGGTTGATGATGCGATTGATGAAGAAGGCACTGGGGATACCACACCATCGGAAACAGAGGAACGAATTAAGATTCCTTCATTTTTGGATTGTACTATTGATGCCTCAGCAAATACGGTTTTTTATGACAACCTAAGCTTAAAGAATGTTACAGGCACATTGATTATTAAGGATGAAGCTGCTACTTTGAAAGATTTAAAATCAGACCTTTTTGGCGGAACATTGGGTGTTGCAGGTACGGTATCTACCAAAGACGAGGTTTCTACTTTTGACATGGATTTGGGAATGAGCAATTTCAACATTAGCGAATCTTTTCAATCATTGGATTTGCTAAAAACCTTGGCGCCGTTGGCCAATGCCCTTCAAGGTAAAATAAATTCTGATATAAAAATTTCAGGAAATTTAAAAGAAGATATGACCCCTAATTTGGGAACTGTATCCGGATCTTTGCTTGCTGAATTACTTTCCACTAAGGTAGATGCCACAAATGCCCCTTTGTTATCGGCTTTGGATAGTAAACTCAGTTTTTTGAATACTGAAGATTTGGATTTGAGCGATTTAAAAACTGCTTTGAGTTTTGATAATGGTTCGGTAAACGTGAAACCCTTTACCGTAAACTATAAAGATATTGCTGTGAATATTGATGGTAGCCATACGTTTGATAAACAATTACAATATAAAGCAACCCTGGATGTGCCTGCAAAATATTTGGGCAGCGAGGTAAACAAGCTTATTGCACAGTTGGATGATTCGGATATGGAAAATTTGACGATACCTGTGACCGCCAATATTGGAGGTAATTATACAAGTCCGACCGTTAAAACAGATTTGAGTTCTGGTGTTTCCAAATTAACCACCCAATTGGTGGAAATACAAAAACAAAAGCTATTGAACCAAGGGAAAGACACTGCTAAAGATTTGATTTCGAATGTTTTTAAGAATGATGATACAGATTCTACCCAAACCAAATCATCCGGAGTTAAAGACGCTTTGGGATCCTTATTGGGCGGTTCCAAAAAAGACAGTACTTCGGCTGATTCTTCTGCGGTTAAAGAAGACCCCACTAAAAAAGCGGTAAACTCTGTTTTGGGTGGACTCTTTGGAAAAAAGAAAAAGGATACAGTAGAGTAG